Proteins from a single region of Strix aluco isolate bStrAlu1 chromosome 5, bStrAlu1.hap1, whole genome shotgun sequence:
- the BCAT1 gene encoding branched-chain-amino-acid aminotransferase, cytosolic isoform X2: protein MTEGCQNECTAGGCSGETAKHMTESFKASDLIITPATTFKEKPDPSGLVFGTVFTDNMLTIEWSLASGWEKPYIKPLENLSLHPASSSLHYAVELFEGMKAYRGVDGKIRLFRPTLNMDRMVRSARRAALPCFDQNELLECIRKLVEVEKEWVPYSPAASLYIRPTLIGTEPSLGVKKPTKALLYVILSPVGPYFASGSFSPISLWADPKYVRAWKGGTGDCKLGGNYGSSIYAQQEALELGCQQVLWLYGEDHQITEVGTMNLFLYWINEDGENELATPPLDGIILPGVTRQSILDLACDWGEFKVSERYITMSDLTAALEKNRVKEMFGAGTACIVCPISKILYKGKHLHIPTMENGPQLATRFLNKLSDIQYGREDSDWAVLVS, encoded by the exons GCTTCAGACTTGATTATCACCCCAGCTACAACTTTCAAGGAAAAACCAGACCCCAGTGGTTTGGTATTTGGAACTGTGTTCACTGATAATATGCTGACAATTGAGTGGTCCTTGGCTTCAGGATGGGAGAAACCTTATATTAAGCCGCTTGAGAACCTTTCATTGCATCCAGCATCCTCGTCTCTGCATTATGCTGTAGAA TTGTTTGAGGGAATGAAGGCTTATCGAGGAGTGGATGGCAAAATCCGCCTGTTCCGACCAACCCTCAACATGGACAGGATGGTGCGATCAGCAAGACGAGCAGCTCTGCCA tgtTTTGACCAGAATGAGCTATTAGAGTGCATCCGGAAGCTTGTGGAAGTGGAAAAGGAGTGGGTCCCATACTCACCTGCTGCCAGCCTGTATATCCGTCCTACCTTAATTGGAACTGAG CCTTCCCTTGGAGTGAAGAAGCCAACTAAAGCCCTACTGTATGTCATACTGAGCCCCGTGGGCCCTTACTTTGCAAGTGGAAGCTTTAGTCCAATATCCTTATGGGCAGATCCAAAATATGTAAGAGCCTGGAAAGGAGGAACAGGGGACTGCAAACTGGGAGG GAATTATGGTTCTTCTATTTATGCACAGCAAGAAGCCCTGGAGTTAGGCTGCCAGCAGGTTTTGTGGCTTTATGGAGAAGATCACCAAATAACTGAAGTTGGAACAATGAATCTGTTTCTCTACTGGATAAATGAAGATGGAG AAAATGAATTGGCAACCCCACCTTTAGATGGCATCATCCTTCCAGGAGTGACAAGACAAAGCATTTTGGATCTGGCATGCGATTGG GGAGAATTTAAAGTGTCTGAGCGATACATCACCATGAGTGACCTGACAGctgccttggaaaaaaacagagtaaAGGAGATGTTTGGTGCTGGAACAGCTTGTATTGTATGTCCTATCTCTAAAATTTTATATAAGGGCAAG CATTTGCACATTCCAACTATGGAGAATGGACCTCAGTTAGCAACCCGTTTCCTGAATAAGCTGAGTGATATACAG tATGGAAGAGAAGACAGTGATTGGGCAGTGCTGGTGTCGTGA
- the BCAT1 gene encoding branched-chain-amino-acid aminotransferase, cytosolic isoform X1, with translation MTEGCQNECTAGGCSGETAKHMTESFKASDLIITPATTFKEKPDPSGLVFGTVFTDNMLTIEWSLASGWEKPYIKPLENLSLHPASSSLHYAVEPRGQTEENLVPMLWLNEYTLFEGMKAYRGVDGKIRLFRPTLNMDRMVRSARRAALPCFDQNELLECIRKLVEVEKEWVPYSPAASLYIRPTLIGTEPSLGVKKPTKALLYVILSPVGPYFASGSFSPISLWADPKYVRAWKGGTGDCKLGGNYGSSIYAQQEALELGCQQVLWLYGEDHQITEVGTMNLFLYWINEDGENELATPPLDGIILPGVTRQSILDLACDWGEFKVSERYITMSDLTAALEKNRVKEMFGAGTACIVCPISKILYKGKHLHIPTMENGPQLATRFLNKLSDIQYGREDSDWAVLVS, from the exons GCTTCAGACTTGATTATCACCCCAGCTACAACTTTCAAGGAAAAACCAGACCCCAGTGGTTTGGTATTTGGAACTGTGTTCACTGATAATATGCTGACAATTGAGTGGTCCTTGGCTTCAGGATGGGAGAAACCTTATATTAAGCCGCTTGAGAACCTTTCATTGCATCCAGCATCCTCGTCTCTGCATTATGCTGTAGAA CCAAGAGGACAGACAGAGGAGAATCTGGTGCCAATGCTGTGGCTCAATGAATACACA TTGTTTGAGGGAATGAAGGCTTATCGAGGAGTGGATGGCAAAATCCGCCTGTTCCGACCAACCCTCAACATGGACAGGATGGTGCGATCAGCAAGACGAGCAGCTCTGCCA tgtTTTGACCAGAATGAGCTATTAGAGTGCATCCGGAAGCTTGTGGAAGTGGAAAAGGAGTGGGTCCCATACTCACCTGCTGCCAGCCTGTATATCCGTCCTACCTTAATTGGAACTGAG CCTTCCCTTGGAGTGAAGAAGCCAACTAAAGCCCTACTGTATGTCATACTGAGCCCCGTGGGCCCTTACTTTGCAAGTGGAAGCTTTAGTCCAATATCCTTATGGGCAGATCCAAAATATGTAAGAGCCTGGAAAGGAGGAACAGGGGACTGCAAACTGGGAGG GAATTATGGTTCTTCTATTTATGCACAGCAAGAAGCCCTGGAGTTAGGCTGCCAGCAGGTTTTGTGGCTTTATGGAGAAGATCACCAAATAACTGAAGTTGGAACAATGAATCTGTTTCTCTACTGGATAAATGAAGATGGAG AAAATGAATTGGCAACCCCACCTTTAGATGGCATCATCCTTCCAGGAGTGACAAGACAAAGCATTTTGGATCTGGCATGCGATTGG GGAGAATTTAAAGTGTCTGAGCGATACATCACCATGAGTGACCTGACAGctgccttggaaaaaaacagagtaaAGGAGATGTTTGGTGCTGGAACAGCTTGTATTGTATGTCCTATCTCTAAAATTTTATATAAGGGCAAG CATTTGCACATTCCAACTATGGAGAATGGACCTCAGTTAGCAACCCGTTTCCTGAATAAGCTGAGTGATATACAG tATGGAAGAGAAGACAGTGATTGGGCAGTGCTGGTGTCGTGA